The Brevibacterium atlanticum genome segment CACCGATGCTGGTCGCAGCAATCGTCATCGCTGTCATCTCGTACGTGTTCGGGCAGCCGAACTGGCTGCCGGGCGCGGATATGATCGTCACCGGCATGCTGCGCTCCGTGGCTTGGCTGCTGGGACCGATGATTCTGGCCGCCGTGTTCTCCTTCATCAAGGTCGGTCCCGTGACCGACGTGCACCGCGCGGATCGGACTCGTTAGACTCATCCGAACAGAACCGAACCAGTCGTCTCGACACACTCGGGAGAATGATGCCGACCCAGACCCTGTCCGACGGAACCCCGAAGCCCGAAGGGCCGCGTTCAGCCGGCGATGACGTGAAGAAGCGGAGGATCTGGCCTTTCGTGCTCGGCGCCGTGGTCGTCCTGGCGGCGATCTATATCGTCATCGGGTTCTTCAGCGGACGGGTGCTCACGCCGGGAACCACCGTCGCCGGCATCGACATCGGCGGCAAGAGCGCCACCGAGGCCGAGAACACTCTGCGCAACGACCTCAAGGACGCAGCGGAGCAGGACATCACCCTGCAGGCCGGAGAGCCCACCGCGAAGCTCGAGCCCGCCGAGGCCGGCATCACCTTCGATGCCGAGGCGACGGTGTCGAAGGTGACGGGCTTCAGTCTCGATCCCACCGTCATCTGGCATCGCCTCTTCGGCGACGATGAGGTCGCCCCGGTCATCGACGTCGATGGGGAGAAGTTCGATACGGCCACCGACAAGGTCACCGAATCGCTGGCCGTCGAGCCCAAGGACGCGGAACTGAGCTTTGAGACGACGAAGCCGAAGGTCAAGGACGGAGTGGTCGGACAGACCGTCGACGCCGACGCGGTGCGCGCCGCCGTCGACGAGCACTGGCTGCGCAACGAGGACGCACTGCCGGTCGAACCGACGAAGGTCGATCCGGACATCACCACCGCGGAGGCGAAGAAGACGGCGTCCGGCTTCGCGAAGGACGCTGTGAGCAAGGACCTCACCATCACTGCGAAGCCCGGGAAGGATGCGGACTCCGAGGTCAAAGGCGGTGACCTGACGGTGTCCCCGAAGACCATCGCCAAGACACTGACCTTCGAGAAGAAGGACTCGAAGCTGGTGCCCGTCTTCGACAAGGACGAGCTGGCCGAAGCGGTCCTCTCGGCGAACAAGGACATCGGCAAGCCCGCGAAGGATGCGAGCTTCACGATCAAGGACGGCAAGCCGAAGGTCGTCCCCGCCGTTGACGGAATCGGAATCAAGGCGAAGGAACTGACGAAGGCCGTCACCGATGCGATCGAAGACGATTCCTCGACGCCCACCGTGAGTCTGGCCTCCGTCGAACCCGACTTCACGACGAAGGACGCGAAGAAGGCCGACGTCTCCGACACCGTGTCCGAGTTCTCCACGGGGTATAACTCCGAACCCAACCGTGACAACAATCTGCGGGTGGCGACGAAGAAGGTCTCCGGGACCGTGCTCAAGCCCGGAGAGCAGTTCTCCCTCAACGAGGCACTCGGACAGCGCACCGCAGCCAACGGCTACAAGCCCGCCGGTGTGATCTCCGAGGGACAGATGAAGGAGGACTTCGGCGGGGGAGTCTCACAGGTGTCGACGACCCTGTTCAACGCCGCCTTCTTCGCCGGCTTCGATCTCGACGAACATCGGGCGCACTCGCGGTACATCTCCCGCTATCCGGAGGGTCGGGAGACGACACTCGATTGGTCCTCGATCGACCTGAAGTTCACGAACAACTCGAAGACACCAGTCGTCCTCGACATGTACCTCAAAGGCGGAGAGGTCCACGCGAAGGTCTTCGGCGTCAAGAAGTACGACGTCAAGGCCGACGCCTCGGACCGCTTCAACCACACATCGGCCGGATCGATCACCGAGAGCGGCTCATCGTGCACACCGCAGGCACCCAAGGGCGGATGGTCGATCAGGATCACCCGCACGCTCAAGGACATCGAATCAGGACGGACGTCGAAGGACGGCTTCACCACGGTCTACCGACCGGTGAACAAGGTCGAGTGCAAGGGCTGAGATCAGCCCTGTTCGGCGTACCAGGAACGGTGGCGCACCGTCGCACCGAGTGAGGTGAAGAGACTCAGCGAAGCCTCGTTGCCCAGCTCGATGTCGACGAGGTAGGACCGCACCCCGCGCTGAGCGAGCAGTGCCGCAGCGGCGCGGACGACCGAACGACCGGCCCCTCTCCGACGCAGGTCCGGGCGGGTGATGAGATTCGTGATGACGCCCCATTTGCTGCGTTCGACGACCCGGCAGACAGCGACCATCGAACGGGAGCCGTCAGGATGTTCGGCGTAGGCGGTGACGAACTCGCAGGGCTGGTCGGCTTCGATCAGGCCGCGGAAGGCCGCGGCCGAACCGGGCGCATCGCCGGGGCTGCGCTGACTCGTCCACGCCGCGAAATGCTCGGAAGTCGGCGCATCGGCGACGTCGATGATGAGGCCGGCCGCGGCCGCCTCGGCGGGGTTCGAGGCTCCGTCGGCCGCCTCGGCGGTGGATCCGGTGAGCAGGAGGACGGCCTCGGAGGGGGAGTACCCGCGGGCCGAGAGCAGCGGTGCCAGCCCCTCGCACTCGGGAGCCAAGGTCGAGGAATCGTCGGCGGAGTAGATCTGGACCCGGCTCGGCTTCTCCCGACTCCGGTACCACTCCTCGACAGCATCGAGGCCCTGCTCCCACCCCAGACCCGAATCGGTCACCGGAAGACAGCTGTTCGCGCGTCGGGTGGTCGAGTCCGAACTGCGCAGCAGCCAGCCCTTCTGCAGCAGGTCGGCGTCGGACTCGCCGCCTTCATTGCGCAGGTTCTCCACGTGCAGCCAGGACACGTCGTCGGGCAGCCACGCGGCCGCGGAGATGCGGCGCAGATCGACGGCGGAGACGATCTCGTGGGTGCGGCCGGCTCGGGTCGGCGCAGGCGGCACCTCGTGGACGAGGAGGATCTGGGCGCGGGGGATGCGCAGCGGACCGCGCTTCGTGTCGATCTCGACGGCCGCCTCGTCGGCGGAGGTGACGACACCGAGCGCATCCGAGGTCGAATGGGTGTCGCCGGGTTCGAGCGAATACCGGATGACCACTCGTCTGCCGGGCTGCAGATCGTCCACTTCGTACCTTCCAACGTCGAACGTGTGCCCTCCCACCCTATGACACTGCGCGGCGGGTCAGCCGCAGGCATGAGGAGGGACCGCAGATGCAATGCGAATCACCTCGGGCCGGTGGTCACCGGCAAGGGGTGAGGGCGTATCGTTGGGGGTATATGCGCACCATCCATGAGTCTTCCAAGGAGTCAGTCCAGTGACGTACATCATCGCCCAGCCCTGCGTCGATATCAAAGACAAGGCCTGCATCGACGAATGTCCGGTCGACTGCATCTACGAGGGCGAACGCAGCCTCTACATCCACCCCGACGAATGCGTGGACTGCGGAGCCTGCGAACCGGTCTGCCCCGTCGAGGCGATCTTCTACGAAGACGATGTGCCCGAGGAATGGGAAGAGTACTACAAGGCCAATGTCGAGTTCTTCGACGATCTCGGTTCGCCCGGCGGCGCCGCGAAGCTCGGCAATACGCACAAGGACCACTCGATCATCTCCGCGCTGCCTCCCCAGAACAACGACTGAGCGATGACGAACTCTTTCGGCCTGAACCTGCCGGACTACCCCTGGGACCGGCTCACCGACTTCCGCGTGCGCGCGGCCGAGCACCCGGGCGGAGTGTGCGATCTGTCGATCGGCACGCCCGTCGACCCGACTCCCGAGGTCATCCGTCGGGCACTGGCCGACGCCGGCGACGCCCACGGATACCCGACGACGACCGGCACCGCCGAGCTGCGCGAAGCCATCGCCTGGTGGTACGAGACCTGGCATTCGGTGACCCTCGACCCGGTTGCTGAGATCCTGCCCACCGTGGGCTCGAAAGAGCTCGTGGCCTGGCTGCCGACGCTGCTCGGGCTGCGACAGCGCGGCCTGTCCGTGGCCTGTCCCGCGGCTGCCTACCCGACCTACGAGATGGGCGCGACGATCGCCGGTGTCGACTGTATGCGCATCGACGCCGCCGAGGTGGCTGCCGGCGCTTCGCTCGAAGGCATCGGTCTGCTGTGGATCAACACCCCGAGCAACCCGACCGGCGAGGTCCTCGACGCCGACACCC includes the following:
- the fdxA gene encoding ferredoxin; the protein is MTYIIAQPCVDIKDKACIDECPVDCIYEGERSLYIHPDECVDCGACEPVCPVEAIFYEDDVPEEWEEYYKANVEFFDDLGSPGGAAKLGNTHKDHSIISALPPQNND
- a CDS encoding VanW family protein, which encodes MMPTQTLSDGTPKPEGPRSAGDDVKKRRIWPFVLGAVVVLAAIYIVIGFFSGRVLTPGTTVAGIDIGGKSATEAENTLRNDLKDAAEQDITLQAGEPTAKLEPAEAGITFDAEATVSKVTGFSLDPTVIWHRLFGDDEVAPVIDVDGEKFDTATDKVTESLAVEPKDAELSFETTKPKVKDGVVGQTVDADAVRAAVDEHWLRNEDALPVEPTKVDPDITTAEAKKTASGFAKDAVSKDLTITAKPGKDADSEVKGGDLTVSPKTIAKTLTFEKKDSKLVPVFDKDELAEAVLSANKDIGKPAKDASFTIKDGKPKVVPAVDGIGIKAKELTKAVTDAIEDDSSTPTVSLASVEPDFTTKDAKKADVSDTVSEFSTGYNSEPNRDNNLRVATKKVSGTVLKPGEQFSLNEALGQRTAANGYKPAGVISEGQMKEDFGGGVSQVSTTLFNAAFFAGFDLDEHRAHSRYISRYPEGRETTLDWSSIDLKFTNNSKTPVVLDMYLKGGEVHAKVFGVKKYDVKADASDRFNHTSAGSITESGSSCTPQAPKGGWSIRITRTLKDIESGRTSKDGFTTVYRPVNKVECKG
- a CDS encoding GNAT family N-acetyltransferase; the protein is MDDLQPGRRVVIRYSLEPGDTHSTSDALGVVTSADEAAVEIDTKRGPLRIPRAQILLVHEVPPAPTRAGRTHEIVSAVDLRRISAAAWLPDDVSWLHVENLRNEGGESDADLLQKGWLLRSSDSTTRRANSCLPVTDSGLGWEQGLDAVEEWYRSREKPSRVQIYSADDSSTLAPECEGLAPLLSARGYSPSEAVLLLTGSTAEAADGASNPAEAAAAGLIIDVADAPTSEHFAAWTSQRSPGDAPGSAAAFRGLIEADQPCEFVTAYAEHPDGSRSMVAVCRVVERSKWGVITNLITRPDLRRRGAGRSVVRAAAALLAQRGVRSYLVDIELGNEASLSLFTSLGATVRHRSWYAEQG